The nucleotide sequence GACTCTTTATTGGTGCTTGCAAGTTACATGCAAACACCGCGAGTAATACCTGACGTGGTGGAAGCTCTGCTATTGATTTTATCTTCTCGGTTGTTACAGGACTACCTTCAACTATACCCGATAACAATCTTAGCTTTTCCTGCTTCTTTGTGAAACCCGTAATAACCTTAGCAGCAACTAAGGGGTCTTTATAGCTTAGAACTATACCAATAGTGCCTTTGAACGATTCATTTACTGATCGAACCTGCGTCCCCTCAGATGCTCTCTTAGCAAGTGTGTTCTTTACGACCCTGTACTCTACTCCAGACGCCCTCAGTGTTCTCCGCAACTCTGTTATCTCAGCGACATTAAGTCCTTTATAATCCGTAAGAATGACGGCACAAGCATCTTTAAATTTGTCATGGAGTTCTTTTACCGCCCTCACTTTTTCTTCTCTTTTCAATATCCTTCTCCCCTCCTTTACTGATAGAGTCCCAAAAAAATCTTTGGGATTTTTTGGGGTGCCCCGATGGTCTATTTCCCGAACATCGCTGCGACCTGAAGGGCATCTACGGGAATTCCAGGCCCCATTGTTGAAGAAACTGAAATACCTTTAAGATACCTACCCTTGCTTGTTGGTGGTTTAGCCTTCATAATTGACCCCAGTACTGCTACTGTGTTTTCATAAAGTTTTTTAAGTTCAAAGGAGACCTTTCCAACAGGAACATGGACTACCCCAGCCTTCTCTACCCTATATTCAATCTTACCAGCCTTTATCTCCTTAACTGCTTTCCCTACATCAAAGGTAACCGTTCCAACCTTTGGATTTGGCATTAATCCTCTCGGTCCAAGTATCTTGCCTAACTTGCCAACCATACCCATTACATCAGGAGTAGCTACTGCGGTATCAAAATCCAACCACCCCTGTGTTATCTTCTCCGCTAAATCCTCTGCACCAACATAATCTGCACCTGCATCCCTTGCCTCTTTTTCCTTTTCACCCTTTGCGAACACAATCACCTTTACCGATTTTCCGGTGCCGTGTGGAAGAACAACCGTACCCCTTACCATCTGATCTGCATGTTTAGGATCGACTCCTAATCGCACAGCCATATCTACTGTCTCATCAAATTTTGCGTTCGCAATATCTTTAACTAACCTCAATGCCTCTTCAAGACTATATAGCTTCGTACTATCGAACTTTGACTTGCTTTCAATATATTTTTTACCCATCTCTCCACCTATTTAAATTCAAAATTAAATTGCAAAATGCAAAATTATGGAATCCATTAATCTTGACCTGTCGTCAGGACAGGTTTTGATTTTTGATTTTTGCATTTTTAATTTATTTAACAATCTCTATTCCCATGCTCTTTGCTGTTCCCTCAATTATCTTGATTGCACCCTCAAGGTCATTTGCATTAAGGTCAGGCAATTTAGTCCGTGCTATCTCTTCGATCTGTGACGAAGCAACCTTCCCAACCTTTTCTCTGTTTGGGGTACTTGAACCTTTTATTATTCCTGCAGCCTTTTTCAATAGTTCAGCAGCAGGTGGTGTCTTTGTTATAAATATAAATGATCTGTCAGAGTAAATTGTGATAACCACAGGTATAATGGTTTCACCGAGATTCTGTGTCTGGGAATTGAATGTCTTGCAGAATTCCATTATATTGATACCATGCTGTCCAAGTGCAGGACCAACAGGTGGTGCTGGATTTGCTTTGCCAGCTGGTATCTGCAGCTTTACACTCGCTACGATCTCCTTCTTAGCCATCTAAACCTCCCCTAAAGTGTCCGTTCTGCCTGTGCGTGTCCGCACGCAGACAGGGTCAGTTGTCAGTAAAGACTGTTCACAGACACTGTTCACTGTCACTGTCTCTATGCCTTTTCAACCTGCAAAAAATCAAGCTCCACAGGTGTCTGTCTTCCAAATATGCTTACCATGACCTTAAGTTTCCCCTGCTCTGTATTTACCTCATCGACTATACCTATAAAGTTATTAAATGGTCCGTCTACGATACGAACACTGTCACCTTTTTGAAACTGTACCTTCAGCGTAGGGGCAATTTTCTCTCCTGACATCTGATGCATTATTGCCTCGATCTCTTCTATAGAAAGAGGAGAAGGTGATGTTGCACCTCCTACAAATCCTGTGACCTTTGGGGTACTCTTTACAAGATGCCATGTATCTTCAGCCATATCCATTTCTATGAGTATGTAGCCAGGATAGAATTTCTTTGTAGATACTTTTTTCTTCCCGCCTTTTATTTCAACCACATCCTCTGAAGGTACAAGTATCTTTGTTATCCTCTCCTGAAGACCTAATGCCTCTACCTTCTCTTCTATGTTAGCCTTTACCTTCGATTCAAATCCAGAATAGGTATGAACTACATACCAGTTTTTTGCCATAACAAAACTCAAATCCTCCTATTTAAATGCCAGACCAACAAGCTTCGAGAGCCCCAGATCAATAATGCCTAAGAAAATAGCAA is from Nitrospirota bacterium and encodes:
- the nusG gene encoding transcription termination/antitermination protein NusG codes for the protein MAKNWYVVHTYSGFESKVKANIEEKVEALGLQERITKILVPSEDVVEIKGGKKKVSTKKFYPGYILIEMDMAEDTWHLVKSTPKVTGFVGGATSPSPLSIEEIEAIMHQMSGEKIAPTLKVQFQKGDSVRIVDGPFNNFIGIVDEVNTEQGKLKVMVSIFGRQTPVELDFLQVEKA
- the rplK gene encoding 50S ribosomal protein L11 yields the protein MAKKEIVASVKLQIPAGKANPAPPVGPALGQHGINIMEFCKTFNSQTQNLGETIIPVVITIYSDRSFIFITKTPPAAELLKKAAGIIKGSSTPNREKVGKVASSQIEEIARTKLPDLNANDLEGAIKIIEGTAKSMGIEIVK
- the rplJ gene encoding 50S ribosomal protein L10; the protein is MKREEKVRAVKELHDKFKDACAVILTDYKGLNVAEITELRRTLRASGVEYRVVKNTLAKRASEGTQVRSVNESFKGTIGIVLSYKDPLVAAKVITGFTKKQEKLRLLSGIVEGSPVTTEKIKSIAELPPRQVLLAVFACNLQAPIKSLAGLLYATVARFAYALEAVKSKKGNLGR
- the rplA gene encoding 50S ribosomal protein L1, whose product is MGKKYIESKSKFDSTKLYSLEEALRLVKDIANAKFDETVDMAVRLGVDPKHADQMVRGTVVLPHGTGKSVKVIVFAKGEKEKEARDAGADYVGAEDLAEKITQGWLDFDTAVATPDVMGMVGKLGKILGPRGLMPNPKVGTVTFDVGKAVKEIKAGKIEYRVEKAGVVHVPVGKVSFELKKLYENTVAVLGSIMKAKPPTSKGRYLKGISVSSTMGPGIPVDALQVAAMFGK